A portion of the Stigmatella aurantiaca DW4/3-1 genome contains these proteins:
- a CDS encoding UDP-N-acetylmuramoyl-L-alanyl-D-glutamate--2,6-diaminopimelate ligase gives MKLTDVLAGCGAEQVSGGRSSVDVTGVTQDSRRVKPGDLFVAVPGTKEDGAQYVGEAVSRGAVAVVSEKPVGSSQVPFFKVSSSRKALALIAANFYGRPAQQLTLLGVTGTNGKTTTTYLLEAISAAAYASTGVIGTLGYKVNGKVVETANTTPDPLELHRIFREMVDAGVETVVMEVSSHALVQERVHGLTFKAAAFTNLTRDHLDYHKDIEEYFQAKRRLFGENLSATGVAVVNGDDTYASRIYNELRGQKRMAWKFSRQGAGEISAADVSFSLQGIKATLKTPAGDIPVKSRLVGPHNLENILAATGVALGAGIARRDVQTGIERMGGLPGRMERVENYMPGPAPAVLVDYAHTDDALKRALEASRTLAKGRVIVVFGCGGDRDKGKRPLMGTAAAEGADLVVVTSDNPRTEDPAEIIEQVTPGLEKGGLRRISAGKAKSGEKGYLVDADRRAAIETAVGLAREDDVVLVAGKGHETYQIVGTEKRPFDDREAATKALASRPPA, from the coding sequence ATGAAGCTGACGGATGTCCTCGCAGGGTGTGGTGCCGAGCAGGTGTCGGGCGGCCGTTCCTCGGTCGATGTGACGGGGGTAACGCAGGACTCCCGCCGCGTGAAGCCTGGCGACCTCTTCGTGGCCGTTCCGGGCACGAAGGAAGACGGTGCCCAGTACGTGGGCGAGGCGGTCTCTCGCGGCGCGGTGGCGGTGGTCTCCGAGAAGCCGGTGGGCTCCTCGCAGGTGCCATTCTTCAAGGTCAGCAGCTCGCGCAAGGCCCTGGCCCTCATCGCGGCCAACTTCTATGGCCGCCCCGCGCAGCAGCTCACCCTGCTGGGTGTGACGGGCACCAACGGCAAGACGACGACCACGTACCTGCTGGAGGCGATCAGCGCCGCGGCGTACGCGTCCACGGGCGTGATTGGCACCCTGGGCTACAAGGTCAATGGCAAGGTCGTCGAGACGGCGAACACCACGCCGGACCCGCTGGAGCTGCACCGCATCTTCCGGGAGATGGTGGACGCGGGCGTGGAGACGGTGGTGATGGAGGTCTCCAGCCACGCCCTGGTGCAGGAGCGCGTGCACGGGCTGACCTTCAAGGCGGCGGCCTTCACCAACCTGACCCGGGACCACCTCGACTACCACAAGGACATCGAGGAGTACTTCCAGGCCAAGCGCCGGCTCTTCGGTGAGAACCTCTCCGCCACGGGCGTCGCCGTGGTCAACGGGGACGACACCTACGCCTCGCGCATCTACAACGAGCTCCGGGGCCAGAAGCGCATGGCGTGGAAGTTCAGCCGCCAGGGCGCGGGCGAGATCTCCGCCGCGGACGTCTCCTTCTCCCTGCAGGGCATCAAGGCCACGCTGAAGACGCCCGCGGGGGACATCCCCGTGAAGAGCCGCCTGGTGGGGCCGCACAACCTGGAGAACATCCTCGCGGCGACGGGTGTGGCGCTGGGCGCCGGCATTGCCCGCCGGGATGTGCAGACGGGCATCGAGCGCATGGGCGGTCTGCCGGGCCGCATGGAGCGCGTGGAGAACTACATGCCGGGGCCGGCCCCGGCGGTGCTCGTGGACTACGCGCACACGGATGACGCGCTCAAGCGCGCGCTGGAGGCCTCGCGGACGCTGGCCAAGGGCCGCGTCATCGTGGTGTTCGGTTGCGGCGGGGACCGGGACAAGGGCAAGCGCCCGCTGATGGGCACCGCGGCGGCCGAGGGCGCGGACCTGGTGGTCGTGACGAGCGACAACCCGCGCACGGAGGATCCGGCGGAGATCATCGAGCAGGTGACGCCGGGCCTCGAGAAGGGCGGGCTGCGGCGCATCTCCGCGGGCAAGGCCAAGAGCGGCGAGAAGGGCTACCTGGTGGACGCGGACCGGCGGGCGGCCATCGAGACGGCGGTCGGCCTGGCGCGCGAGGACGATGTGGTGCTCGTCGCGGGCAAGGGCCACGAGACGTACCAGATCGTGGGCACCGAGAAGCGTCCGTTCGACGACCGCGAGGCGGCGACCAAGGCGCTGGCGAGCCGTCCTCCGGCCTGA